A stretch of DNA from Streptomyces xanthii:
CTGGAGCGGCGCGTCCTGCGCGGCCGCGGCCTTCTCGTCCGGAGCTGAGCACGCCGTGTCCCGCCCCGTCCTCCTGGTCATCGCCCACGGCAGCCGCGACCCGCGGCACGCCGCGACGGTGCACGCCCTGGTCCGCGAGGCGCGGGCGCAGCGGCCGGGGCTGCGCGTGGAGACCTCGTTCCTGGACTTCAACGTGCCGGGCCCGCTCGGTGTCCTGGAGTCCCTCGCGGCGGAGGGCGTCCGCGACGTGGTCGCCCTCCCGCTGCTCCTCACCCGGGCGTTCCACGCGAAGGCCGACATCCCGGCGGTCCTCCGTCAGGCCCCGTCGTCCCTGCGCGTCCACCGCGCGGACGTCCTCGGCCCGTCCCCGCTCCTCCTGACGGCCCTGGACCGCCGTCTGTACGAGGCCGGTCTCACGCCGGCCGACAAGCCCACGACCGGGGTCGTCCTGGCCTCGGCGGGCTCCACCGACCCGGAGGCGATCGCAGTGATCGCAGACATCGCGCGGGAGTGGCGGCACACCGGTTGGTGCGCCGTGCGGCCTGCGTTCGCCTCCGCATCCCTTCCCCGCACCGAGGACGCCGTCCGCGCCCTGCGCGCCCTGGGCTGCGCCCGCGTCGCCGTCGCCCCCTACGTCCTGGCCCCGGGCCGCCTCCCGGACCGCATCGCGGCGGGAGCGGCCGAGGCGGACGTCCTGTCCGGCGTCCTCGGACCGGCGCCGGAGGTGGCGCGGGTGCTGATCGAGCGCTACGAGGAGGCGTCGGCCGGCGCGTTGGCGGCGCTGGGGGCCTGAGGGTGCCCGCGGGACCGCGGTCTATCCTCGGCGCGTGCCGAACACGTCAGCCTCAGCCTCCGTGGGCCTCGCCCGGGTGATGGCCCACTGCGGGGGCGACCCCGCCGAAGCCGTACGCCATCTGGCGGCCGCGATCGCCGCCGCGCCCTCGGACCCCGAGTCCTACGCCGTCCTCGCCGACCTGTGGCGGGACCGGCCCGCCGACCTCGCCGGAGTCGTCGACGGGGGGACCTCCCTGCCCGCGGTCCTCGCGCTGTCGTACGTCAGTTTCCTGCGGGGCGACATGGACACCGCCGCGCTGGCGATGGGCTCGGTCACGGGGGCTCGGCCCGACGTCGCGTGGGCCGACGCTCCCTGGTTCGGCGACGACCGTTTCCTCGGCTCGGTGAGCGCGGACGCGCTGGCCGAGGCCGCGATGCGGACCATGGACCACGGCCACGACCTGGACAGCGACGGCATGCGGGAGCGGGTGCGGCCCTGGCGCGCCGCCTTCGACGCCGTCGTCGCCGGCCGGCCCGCGGCGC
This window harbors:
- a CDS encoding sirohydrochlorin chelatase, which codes for MSRPVLLVIAHGSRDPRHAATVHALVREARAQRPGLRVETSFLDFNVPGPLGVLESLAAEGVRDVVALPLLLTRAFHAKADIPAVLRQAPSSLRVHRADVLGPSPLLLTALDRRLYEAGLTPADKPTTGVVLASAGSTDPEAIAVIADIAREWRHTGWCAVRPAFASASLPRTEDAVRALRALGCARVAVAPYVLAPGRLPDRIAAGAAEADVLSGVLGPAPEVARVLIERYEEASAGALAALGA